In Paenibacillus algicola, a genomic segment contains:
- a CDS encoding SAF domain-containing protein, which translates to MPILTARNRRLLLAGLTGAGVTAFFAAGGLYFAQDHFQSQYREEKQQYLDQIEELQVSASAGGQGMKTLWVPDQDVPAGELLSMKKMKQVQVPAEMLPENVPASLEELQGKGAKIELRKGTPITLSMLFDQEMTPDDLRHRELKSVWLPSNLKLQDQIDIRIQFPTGQDFIVLAKKKVDRLAAPAFWTTLNEEEILLLSSAMVDAYLNGASLYALTYVEPGIQDRAIPNYPPNVKVNSLIRSDPNIIRAAERALEVSIRQALEKDLAQLNTGDSPSSYGSSFGSSSSIRNDSGSSGTQDFATWIPAGGPSQPDLGTGTLPSNEFMQERADQETESSRILGAPHAGQASGSTEKEADLIFSAP; encoded by the coding sequence ATGCCAATATTAACTGCCCGAAACCGAAGACTGCTGCTAGCGGGGCTGACTGGCGCCGGGGTTACTGCTTTTTTCGCTGCGGGAGGCTTATATTTTGCGCAAGATCATTTCCAAAGCCAGTATCGTGAGGAGAAGCAGCAATATTTAGATCAGATTGAGGAACTGCAAGTTTCGGCTTCGGCCGGCGGACAAGGCATGAAGACCTTGTGGGTGCCGGATCAGGATGTTCCTGCAGGAGAGCTGCTAAGTATGAAGAAGATGAAGCAGGTTCAGGTTCCGGCTGAAATGCTGCCTGAAAATGTGCCGGCGTCCCTGGAGGAGCTTCAGGGAAAAGGAGCCAAGATCGAGCTTCGGAAAGGAACACCCATCACGCTGTCTATGCTGTTTGATCAGGAGATGACACCCGATGATCTCCGGCACCGGGAGCTGAAATCGGTGTGGCTGCCCAGCAACCTCAAGCTGCAGGATCAGATAGACATTCGTATTCAATTTCCGACGGGACAGGATTTTATCGTTCTTGCCAAGAAAAAAGTGGATCGCTTGGCTGCGCCTGCTTTTTGGACGACGTTGAATGAAGAAGAGATCTTACTGCTATCCAGTGCGATGGTGGATGCCTATCTGAATGGTGCCTCGCTGTACGCTCTGACCTACGTTGAGCCTGGAATTCAGGATCGGGCCATTCCCAATTACCCGCCTAACGTAAAAGTGAATTCTCTCATTAGAAGTGACCCTAACATTATTAGGGCAGCGGAGAGAGCTTTAGAAGTCTCTATAAGGCAGGCTCTGGAGAAGGATCTGGCACAGCTGAATACAGGTGACAGCCCGAGCAGCTACGGCAGTAGTTTTGGCAGCAGCTCTAGTATCAGAAATGACAGCGGTAGCAGCGGGACTCAGGATTTTGCTACCTGGATTCCGGCGGGTGGACCGTCGCAGCCTGATTTAGGAACGGGTACCCTGCCGAGTAATGAGTTCATGCAGGAGCGTGCAGATCAGGAAACTGAGTCTAGTCGTATACTGGGAGCCCCTCATGCAGGGCAAGCCTCCGGTTCTACGGAGAAGGAAGCTGATCTGATATTTTCAGCTCCATAA
- a CDS encoding serine/threonine-protein kinase, producing the protein MLKQPSKLSPGSVLGERYEILTRIGEGGMGYVYLADDAKLPGKQWAVKESLHAEGQAGHVQAEADVLIGLNHPMLPGIIDFFKPDPDGYAYLIMDYIHGQTLEQFIRGEGGQVSNSFIFAAANQLLEVLGYLHQQTPAIIYRDLKPSNIMLTPDHLIRLVDFGIARSYKGLQGEDTVKLGTIGFAAPEQYGGGESDERSDLYGLGALLLYMLTNGRASEWRPGIKSFIREGAPPEMVSMVRRLLEQQPQDRYQSAAEVLRVLRESQHSGGGGSSSGRFSSFSGSLVTAVLGAAPGIGVTHCCIMMAHYLAKSFKRVAIVEMGLKSTAFKQIQEIAVDASRQHERKFVIQGIDYWRQAARSDIISLLAGSYDAVVLDLGAYRDSDRLEEFFRAQIPVVVCPSAEWRWKDVQAVTQALSRYSQPGRVYALPCSDEGEAERMSRKLGGSQVVPLPLLKDPFQYTDTTRQAMDQIYAAVIPAGTRRPWFSFAKRWMH; encoded by the coding sequence GTATCTAGCGGATGATGCCAAGCTGCCAGGGAAGCAATGGGCGGTGAAGGAAAGCCTGCATGCAGAAGGGCAGGCAGGACATGTGCAGGCTGAGGCCGATGTGTTAATTGGACTTAATCACCCCATGCTGCCTGGGATCATAGATTTTTTCAAACCGGATCCAGATGGATATGCCTACTTGATTATGGATTATATCCATGGACAAACACTGGAGCAGTTTATTAGGGGTGAGGGTGGTCAAGTCAGCAACAGCTTTATCTTTGCAGCTGCAAATCAACTGCTGGAGGTGCTGGGTTACCTGCACCAGCAGACGCCGGCTATCATCTACCGCGACCTGAAGCCATCGAATATTATGCTGACTCCGGACCATCTAATCAGACTTGTCGATTTCGGGATTGCCAGGAGCTACAAAGGCCTTCAAGGCGAGGATACCGTCAAGCTAGGAACGATCGGATTTGCGGCTCCCGAGCAATATGGCGGAGGGGAAAGTGATGAGAGATCGGATTTGTACGGTCTGGGCGCGCTGCTGCTTTACATGCTTACTAATGGGCGGGCGAGTGAATGGAGACCTGGAATCAAATCTTTTATCCGGGAAGGTGCACCCCCAGAGATGGTCTCCATGGTTCGCCGGCTATTAGAGCAACAGCCGCAGGATCGCTACCAGTCTGCTGCAGAGGTGCTTCGAGTTCTGAGGGAAAGCCAGCACTCCGGGGGAGGCGGCTCCTCTTCCGGCCGTTTCTCTTCATTCTCCGGGAGCCTGGTGACTGCTGTACTGGGTGCTGCTCCCGGGATCGGAGTGACACACTGCTGCATTATGATGGCACATTATTTGGCGAAGAGCTTCAAGCGGGTAGCAATTGTAGAAATGGGACTCAAATCAACAGCGTTTAAGCAAATTCAAGAAATTGCAGTGGATGCATCCAGGCAGCACGAACGCAAGTTTGTCATTCAAGGTATCGATTACTGGAGGCAGGCGGCAAGAAGTGACATCATTTCACTTCTTGCAGGGAGCTATGATGCCGTTGTGCTCGATCTTGGAGCTTACCGTGACAGCGATAGGCTGGAGGAATTTTTCCGGGCGCAGATTCCGGTTGTGGTCTGTCCCTCAGCAGAATGGCGCTGGAAGGATGTGCAGGCTGTAACTCAAGCGTTGTCTCGCTACAGCCAGCCCGGAAGGGTCTATGCGCTTCCTTGTTCAGATGAAGGTGAAGCAGAGAGAATGAGCAGAAAGCTCGGAGGAAGCCAGGTCGTACCTCTGCCATTGTTGAAGGACCCTTTTCAATATACAGACACTACCCGTCAGGCTATGGATCAAATCTATGCTGCGGTTATTCCTGCAGGGACCAGAAGGCCGTGGTTCTCATTTGCAAAACGATGGATGCATTAG